The Verrucomicrobiota bacterium genome includes a window with the following:
- a CDS encoding TRAP transporter substrate-binding protein, translating into MNSVFQFLLFSVLAFELVSCSPKSDTIIIKAGLIDPPGHLDVVATQRYADLVNQQTNGLVKIEVYPASQLGFAMDMLQGLKLGTVEMFVGATTWLGAFDQDFWISGCLYVFNDQEHARQVHEGPIFTEMAEAMREKNGIRLISMNWDRGARNFISRKALVEFTDLKGLKVRVPEQKSWIANFKIAGANPTPIALAETFTGLQQGIVDATEQASNWLYFNKYHTIVDHLVISEHNYEETGIMISEKLYQALPGDVQAILVSAAQEVAVWHNQQLSQEIAEAEASIKAAGVTVISVNKAAWKKEFRNRFPKVAKEVGYSEALSHHIMDEWE; encoded by the coding sequence GTGAATTCAGTTTTTCAATTTCTCCTTTTCTCTGTTCTGGCTTTCGAATTGGTAAGTTGTTCGCCCAAGTCAGATACCATCATTATTAAGGCAGGATTGATCGATCCGCCTGGTCATTTGGATGTAGTAGCGACGCAGCGTTATGCCGACCTGGTTAATCAACAAACCAATGGGCTCGTAAAAATAGAAGTATACCCGGCTTCCCAATTGGGCTTCGCAATGGACATGCTGCAGGGTTTGAAATTGGGAACGGTTGAAATGTTTGTGGGTGCCACAACCTGGCTTGGAGCCTTTGATCAAGATTTCTGGATTTCAGGTTGCCTCTATGTATTCAACGATCAGGAGCATGCGCGACAGGTTCACGAGGGTCCGATATTCACAGAGATGGCTGAAGCAATGCGTGAGAAAAATGGTATTCGACTGATTTCAATGAATTGGGATCGCGGGGCCCGTAATTTCATTTCCCGAAAAGCTCTGGTGGAGTTCACAGATTTGAAAGGGCTAAAAGTTCGCGTGCCCGAACAGAAAAGCTGGATCGCAAACTTTAAAATTGCCGGAGCCAACCCGACACCGATTGCTTTAGCCGAAACGTTCACCGGGTTGCAGCAGGGAATTGTGGATGCCACTGAGCAAGCGTCCAACTGGCTCTACTTTAACAAGTATCATACCATCGTTGATCATCTGGTAATTTCTGAGCACAACTACGAGGAGACCGGAATCATGATTTCGGAAAAACTCTACCAGGCTTTGCCAGGGGATGTTCAGGCGATTCTTGTGAGCGCAGCTCAAGAAGTGGCCGTCTGGCATAACCAACAATTGAGCCAGGAAATTGCAGAGGCAGAGGCGAGTATCAAAGCTGCTGGTGTAACCGTGATCTCGGTCAATAAGGCCGCTTGGAAAAAAGAATTCCGAAATCGATTTCCTAAGGTCGCTAAGGAAGTGGGTTATTCAGAAGCACTTTCCCATCACATCATGGATGAATGGGAATGA
- a CDS encoding lactate racemase domain-containing protein — protein sequence MQTVLLDYGDSRIEVSLPDSAHVFCYGKEHHSLPSIDSREATRIALENPLGSPPLSELGGKGRKVVIGFPDRVKGGSHDNAHRRVAIPMIIEELQKGGTLLEDITLLCCIGLHRKNNLEDWNDYLGKDIVDKFYPDRLINHDAEAEDLCDFGQDQDGNVVQCNRLMAEADVPIVIGHCAGNPYGGFSGGYKMIVTGMAGWRSIASHHCPKTMHRKDWLGASTSSHMRHQFKSIGQAMEKAMGKKFFAVDAVIGQFAEVLAVHAGEIEAVEKATWPLAEQWTNITLDMPEPADVLVMGLPRNFHYGPGMGSNPILLSLAIAGQLSRCWKAFREGGVIIASAICDGDFNEQWFPSYEKTFEVMQEYTTVTDFLDSEDMLRLSTDKEYCRLYSEEYAYHPFHAMSMLSGGSVPEKWCSRVILVGAKSPRYARELGYTPVKDFDEALRVAERFTGKDPRILCTPNCFTSGAAVHLHVKGH from the coding sequence ATGCAAACTGTACTACTAGACTACGGAGATTCCCGGATCGAGGTTTCTCTACCTGATTCAGCCCATGTGTTTTGTTACGGAAAAGAGCACCATTCGCTTCCTTCCATTGATTCGCGCGAGGCAACAAGGATCGCTTTGGAAAATCCACTCGGATCACCGCCGCTAAGCGAGCTTGGTGGAAAAGGTAGGAAAGTGGTCATCGGATTTCCCGACAGAGTAAAAGGTGGTAGCCACGACAATGCCCATCGCAGAGTAGCAATCCCAATGATTATTGAAGAGCTGCAAAAGGGTGGCACCTTGCTGGAAGATATCACACTGCTTTGTTGTATTGGTCTGCATCGTAAAAATAATCTGGAGGACTGGAATGATTATTTGGGAAAAGACATCGTGGATAAATTTTATCCCGATCGTCTGATCAATCACGATGCCGAAGCCGAGGATCTCTGTGATTTCGGCCAGGATCAAGACGGTAACGTAGTCCAATGCAATCGCCTGATGGCAGAAGCTGATGTACCCATAGTTATCGGACATTGTGCAGGCAATCCCTACGGTGGATTCAGCGGCGGATATAAAATGATTGTTACTGGAATGGCAGGTTGGCGTTCCATTGCGTCCCACCACTGTCCAAAGACGATGCACCGCAAGGATTGGTTGGGAGCTTCGACGAGTTCTCATATGCGGCATCAGTTTAAATCCATCGGCCAGGCCATGGAAAAAGCCATGGGCAAAAAGTTTTTCGCGGTGGATGCCGTTATAGGACAGTTTGCTGAGGTCCTGGCCGTGCATGCGGGGGAGATTGAGGCGGTTGAAAAAGCCACCTGGCCCTTGGCAGAACAGTGGACGAACATTACTCTGGATATGCCCGAACCAGCCGATGTGTTGGTGATGGGACTTCCAAGGAATTTTCATTACGGTCCCGGGATGGGGAGTAACCCGATTCTTTTGAGCTTGGCTATCGCCGGTCAGCTATCGCGCTGCTGGAAGGCATTCCGCGAGGGTGGGGTAATTATTGCTTCGGCGATCTGTGACGGTGACTTCAATGAACAGTGGTTTCCATCCTATGAAAAAACATTCGAGGTGATGCAGGAGTATACCACCGTTACTGACTTCCTGGATTCCGAAGACATGTTAAGACTTTCTACGGATAAAGAATACTGTCGGCTTTACTCGGAAGAATACGCCTACCATCCGTTTCATGCCATGTCCATGTTGAGCGGGGGAAGTGTTCCCGAAAAATGGTGTTCGCGGGTAATTTTGGTTGGAGCGAAATCACCCCGGTATGCGCGTGAATTAGGTTACACGCCTGTGAAGGATTTTGATGAAGCACTTCGCGTGGCCGAACGATTTACAGGAAAGGATCCCCGTATTCTATGTACGCCTAATTGTTTTACAAGCGGGGCTGCGGTACACCTTCATGTGAAAGGCCACTGA
- a CDS encoding NAD(P)-dependent oxidoreductase, translating into MQNIGLIGAGVMGFTAAEKIIEAGYPLTVFEPNQASAARVQGLGAKLVTSPAEAAKQSDIVILFLPGPSVIEAVVAGTDGLLSTIREGSVIVDMSTTDPESTRTLATLAKSKNVGYLDAPVLGRPASIGKWALPVGGDTDEHLNKCMPVLNILATQIMPIGESGSGNKIKLLNQLMFGAINAMTAEMMAIADKVGISPELLYNTLTASQAGTVSNLFKELGKSISEDDYATPTFSVDLLCKDVNLATKLARQNGANPILGESIEAINKLAQDQGFGNKDTSIMWKCFRPLWETGAN; encoded by the coding sequence ATGCAAAATATTGGATTAATTGGTGCGGGAGTCATGGGCTTCACCGCCGCAGAAAAAATAATTGAAGCTGGCTACCCATTGACAGTCTTTGAGCCAAACCAAGCTTCAGCTGCAAGGGTGCAAGGGTTGGGTGCCAAATTGGTTACAAGTCCTGCAGAAGCAGCGAAACAATCAGATATTGTGATACTCTTTCTTCCAGGTCCAAGTGTAATTGAGGCGGTTGTAGCGGGAACCGACGGACTCCTTTCCACTATCCGGGAAGGTTCGGTGATCGTCGACATGAGCACGACCGATCCGGAAAGCACTCGCACATTAGCGACTCTGGCCAAGTCGAAGAATGTGGGATATCTCGACGCACCTGTATTAGGAAGGCCAGCGAGTATCGGCAAATGGGCATTACCTGTCGGAGGCGATACTGATGAGCATCTAAATAAATGCATGCCTGTCCTCAATATACTGGCAACACAGATTATGCCCATTGGAGAGTCCGGCAGCGGAAACAAAATAAAGCTGCTCAACCAACTCATGTTCGGCGCCATCAATGCCATGACTGCGGAAATGATGGCCATTGCGGATAAAGTTGGGATTTCTCCCGAGCTGCTCTACAACACCCTAACGGCTAGCCAGGCTGGAACGGTCAGTAATTTATTTAAGGAATTAGGCAAGAGCATCTCTGAGGATGATTATGCCACCCCCACCTTTTCAGTAGACTTGCTTTGTAAAGACGTGAATCTGGCGACGAAGTTAGCCAGGCAAAACGGAGCCAATCCCATTCTGGGAGAAAGCATTGAGGCCATTAACAAACTGGCCCAAGATCAAGGCTTTGGAAACAAAGATACATCGATCATGTGGAAGTGCTTTAGGCCTTTATGGGAAACAGGGGCTAACTAA
- a CDS encoding ATP-binding protein, giving the protein MSDLLSPNKRILLVDDNPSIHEDFKRVLWRDNSKARDLDADAAALFGYNEEVDDDSDEVPFELDSALQGEEALDKVKAACEAGNPYAVAFVDMRMPPGWDGLKTIEEIWRVDSNIQIVICTAYSDRSWKEIQRSLTERDRWLVVKKPFDQIEVVQLAHALTNKWDLKKAADLRMEGLEQIVASRTEQLTAALQTNSDFLNHVSHEMLTPMNGIFGYLDLLSEPNPESEKIEYVSEARECSEQLLRLVNRVLAYNEAGSDEVNPVNIAVELNAWLEGVLDEDLRKSAAERKLSLEIDIDPAIRNQYHLPANVVEKVLLLLLENSIKFTRAGVVEISVQPSGKDPSNLFFKVSDTGTGLTPEQVELVKIPFTQIDSSLTRSNDGIGIGLPLARRLLKVIGSSLELESLENEGTCASFHVTSVLGEKI; this is encoded by the coding sequence ATGAGCGATTTGTTGAGCCCGAATAAAAGAATCCTGTTAGTAGACGACAATCCTTCTATCCATGAAGATTTCAAGCGTGTCTTATGGAGGGACAATTCAAAGGCGCGCGACCTGGACGCAGATGCTGCTGCCTTGTTTGGCTATAATGAGGAAGTGGATGACGATTCAGATGAAGTGCCGTTTGAGCTGGATTCAGCCCTTCAAGGCGAGGAAGCTTTGGATAAGGTGAAAGCGGCTTGTGAGGCAGGTAATCCGTACGCGGTTGCTTTTGTCGATATGCGAATGCCTCCAGGTTGGGATGGGTTGAAGACTATCGAGGAAATCTGGAGGGTGGATTCCAATATCCAAATTGTGATTTGTACTGCCTACTCTGATCGTAGCTGGAAAGAAATTCAGAGAAGTCTCACCGAACGGGACCGATGGTTGGTCGTTAAAAAACCATTTGATCAAATCGAGGTGGTTCAGTTAGCCCATGCGTTAACAAACAAATGGGATTTGAAAAAGGCTGCCGATCTTCGAATGGAAGGCTTGGAGCAAATCGTTGCCTCTCGAACAGAGCAACTAACGGCTGCATTGCAAACCAACTCAGATTTTCTAAATCATGTTAGTCACGAGATGCTCACTCCCATGAACGGAATTTTTGGCTACCTTGATTTACTTTCAGAGCCCAATCCGGAAAGCGAGAAAATCGAGTACGTTTCCGAAGCACGGGAATGTAGTGAGCAATTGCTTCGACTGGTTAACCGGGTACTCGCCTACAATGAAGCTGGGTCTGATGAGGTTAATCCTGTGAATATAGCGGTAGAGTTGAATGCATGGTTAGAGGGCGTTCTGGATGAAGACCTTCGAAAAAGTGCAGCGGAAAGGAAACTTTCTCTCGAAATCGATATTGATCCGGCAATCCGAAATCAATATCATCTGCCTGCAAACGTGGTTGAGAAAGTGTTGTTACTGCTCCTCGAAAATTCTATCAAGTTTACCCGGGCAGGCGTTGTTGAAATATCAGTCCAACCGAGCGGTAAGGATCCGTCCAATTTGTTTTTTAAAGTTTCCGATACCGGCACGGGGTTGACGCCTGAGCAGGTTGAGCTGGTCAAAATTCCGTTTACTCAAATCGATAGCTCATTGACCCGAAGCAATGATGGAATCGGGATTGGTCTACCGCTTGCCCGTCGACTCCTGAAAGTGATCGGCTCCAGTTTGGAATTAGAATCGTTGGAAAATGAAGGTACTTGCGCTTCGTTTCATGTCACTTCTGTTTTAGGCGAGAAGATTTAG
- a CDS encoding ATP-binding protein: MRSFNLKLRKFRDLSINRKLILLVSVCSGVSTFVIGGALFSYHMFNLRSQFRDNVIAVADVVSSFVEAPVAFGDQAGVEEVLSTLRSNLDITSAEIRLSNGTIFAQLDRTALQWTEVPENDIETFDGWKLLVSRPIKVLGQADAWLLITADFSRVFSSSILSMSFALMIVLIIGVLIAVLTVGAFRGVIIEPIKNLVTITYEVATKRDYSLRATVEGTDEIGVLTSNFNDMLSQIEDSDMVLREAYSQLQAEIKVRERLQDDLGKTSRVAAGMAEVATGVLHNVGNVLNTVNLSVQSVQDRLESTRLGHLGQIVDLLQAHGTDLGMFLTDDSRGKAIPGFLAKVTNHLKTENEELRAEMSGLIGNVEHIKEIVSTQQSFAKVLGVKEHLDPAEIVEEALSLNDGITAGYNIFVIRHYDYAYEILGDRHKIIQILVNLFTNAKDAMLDIEAHRRKLTVKIFQENDKMIAISVSDTGVGIKKENLSSIFHHGFTTKANGHGFGLHLSALSAQEMGGSLKVQSPGPGKGSVFTLSIPLALEPVRQ; encoded by the coding sequence ATGAGATCCTTCAATTTAAAACTCAGAAAGTTTCGCGACCTTTCCATTAACCGGAAACTAATTCTGCTGGTTTCTGTTTGTTCCGGCGTAAGTACGTTTGTAATTGGAGGTGCCCTCTTTTCTTACCACATGTTTAATTTGCGTTCACAGTTCCGTGACAATGTGATCGCGGTTGCCGATGTGGTGTCGAGTTTTGTGGAGGCACCTGTTGCGTTTGGAGATCAAGCAGGTGTCGAGGAAGTATTGTCTACGCTTAGATCAAATCTCGATATCACCTCGGCTGAGATTCGCTTGAGTAATGGCACCATTTTTGCACAGCTTGATCGAACTGCGCTGCAATGGACTGAAGTCCCTGAAAATGATATTGAAACTTTTGACGGCTGGAAATTGCTGGTATCACGACCGATTAAAGTACTTGGTCAGGCGGACGCCTGGCTATTGATCACGGCTGACTTTTCGCGAGTGTTTTCATCCAGTATATTGAGTATGAGTTTTGCCCTAATGATTGTCCTTATCATTGGTGTCCTCATAGCAGTACTAACGGTAGGTGCTTTTCGTGGAGTTATTATTGAACCGATTAAGAATCTGGTAACCATAACTTATGAAGTGGCAACCAAGCGCGATTATTCCTTGAGAGCTACGGTCGAGGGTACTGATGAAATCGGTGTTCTCACTTCCAACTTCAATGACATGCTTAGCCAAATCGAAGATTCGGATATGGTTCTTCGGGAGGCTTATTCTCAATTGCAGGCTGAGATAAAAGTAAGGGAGCGACTGCAAGATGATTTGGGTAAAACCTCCCGTGTCGCAGCGGGAATGGCGGAAGTTGCCACCGGCGTGTTGCACAACGTAGGTAATGTTCTTAATACTGTAAATCTGTCAGTGCAAAGTGTTCAGGATCGACTTGAATCTACTCGCCTTGGTCACCTCGGCCAGATTGTTGACTTATTGCAGGCACATGGTACGGATCTGGGGATGTTCCTCACGGATGATTCCCGCGGTAAAGCTATTCCTGGTTTTCTCGCTAAAGTTACCAACCATTTGAAAACTGAAAATGAAGAGCTTCGTGCTGAAATGTCTGGATTGATTGGCAACGTTGAGCACATCAAGGAAATCGTATCCACTCAGCAAAGTTTTGCAAAAGTGCTCGGTGTTAAGGAACACCTGGACCCTGCGGAGATAGTCGAAGAAGCCTTGTCATTGAATGATGGAATAACTGCCGGCTATAACATTTTTGTAATTAGGCACTATGACTATGCTTATGAAATTCTTGGAGATCGGCATAAGATTATCCAAATATTGGTAAATCTTTTTACGAACGCCAAAGATGCGATGTTGGACATTGAAGCTCACCGGCGAAAATTAACGGTTAAGATATTTCAGGAAAATGATAAGATGATCGCCATCTCAGTTTCAGATACCGGGGTTGGAATTAAAAAGGAAAACCTTTCAAGTATCTTCCACCATGGTTTTACAACCAAAGCAAACGGACATGGTTTTGGACTTCATCTGAGTGCACTCAGTGCTCAAGAAATGGGTGGATCGTTGAAGGTCCAAAGTCCTGGACCGGGCAAGGGGTCCGTTTTCACTTTATCAATTCCATTAGCACTTGAACCCGTACGGCAATGA
- a CDS encoding YfiR family protein — translation MPQRTHRLALLLGIFLLMGNLGNLSYSQVSSPDQIEYQVKAGFIFNFLTFVSWPGEIISNSGSWKIGVMADPAVIRLIRKTLTGKSVDGRPVEITRFQPEMESEGYHVIFITDNFTNSYAEFAAKLAESPVLVIGENKDFARNHGIIGFVKKKENLRLEINPARAKRAGLVISGKLASLSELVEDRE, via the coding sequence ATGCCACAAAGAACTCACAGACTTGCATTGTTGTTAGGGATTTTCCTCTTGATGGGAAATTTAGGCAATCTGTCGTATAGTCAAGTTTCCAGTCCCGACCAAATAGAATACCAGGTGAAAGCAGGATTTATTTTTAACTTTCTGACGTTTGTTTCCTGGCCTGGGGAGATTATTTCGAATTCCGGTTCTTGGAAGATCGGAGTCATGGCTGACCCTGCCGTGATACGGCTGATTAGGAAAACCTTGACCGGAAAAAGCGTTGATGGACGACCTGTTGAGATAACTCGGTTCCAACCTGAAATGGAATCGGAAGGATACCATGTAATTTTTATCACCGATAATTTTACCAATTCATACGCAGAATTTGCAGCTAAGCTGGCCGAAAGTCCGGTATTGGTCATCGGTGAGAATAAAGACTTTGCCCGCAACCATGGGATCATCGGTTTTGTGAAGAAAAAGGAGAATCTCAGACTTGAAATTAATCCTGCCAGGGCAAAAAGAGCCGGACTTGTAATCAGTGGAAAGCTCGCGAGTTTGTCCGAATTAGTGGAGGACAGAGAATGA
- a CDS encoding TonB-dependent receptor codes for MNLPYLNGKLRSWLTPCFLSWSTIRPFPTGFLLILTLFIGSTPIIAVDYTELSIDELMHVEINSVSRKFESLFEAPAAVHLISNEDVKRSGMTSLAETLRMSPGLHVGRVDETNVAVASRGFNDVSSNKLLVMTDGRSVYSPLFSGVQWIDQQIIMEDLDRIEVIRGPGASLWGANAVNGVVNITTKSSKDTVGSFASVLLGDFLEFQAVGRHGEDLGNDRYIRFYAKHIRQAKSPSDSPLGDLEHSIEQSLVGFRYDWEGGERGRLTIQGDLLYGETNSISENFSLVPPFGAEMLSSGTSFMAYLLSRWSKPVGEEGELSVQGYLDFANEDLTFFGNDEFIADLDAQLRQVTSEHNEFVTGVGFRFYDDKLEASERFLFLPSEDQRWLLSAFFQNEFKAIPDKLHVTVSAKVEHTKYANFEFQPNLRVLFRPDENQALWASIARAARTPSRAERTALITGAIIPPNPLSPIPTKAIVQGNSDFRSEDLVALEVGHRLSKGDGFSIDTALFYNQYEHLRSIEPGAVTQDFTSVPHNRFTSLVGNGIEGSTYGVEITTNLQPTPRLRMQGTLSILKYKLENNEGSLDTESVGAYEGSSPETQLGLRVMYDITENWLFDVIGHHSSKLVSPGIDSYTALDSRLAWKPNKGFELSIVGRDLLESEHYEFPPTFLGGELKRIPRSYYLRANWKF; via the coding sequence ATGAATCTTCCATATCTAAATGGTAAGCTACGTTCTTGGTTAACGCCTTGTTTTCTGAGTTGGTCAACGATCCGACCATTTCCAACTGGGTTCCTACTGATTCTAACCCTATTCATCGGTAGCACTCCAATCATAGCCGTCGATTATACCGAGTTGAGCATCGATGAATTGATGCATGTTGAAATCAACTCCGTGTCGCGAAAATTTGAAAGCCTCTTTGAAGCACCGGCTGCTGTCCACTTAATTTCGAATGAAGATGTGAAACGTTCAGGAATGACGAGCCTTGCTGAGACCCTCAGAATGAGCCCGGGACTCCATGTGGGGCGAGTTGATGAAACAAATGTCGCTGTGGCTTCCCGGGGTTTTAACGATGTTTCCTCAAATAAGCTGTTGGTAATGACAGATGGAAGGAGCGTGTATTCACCTCTTTTTTCGGGTGTCCAGTGGATAGATCAACAAATCATCATGGAGGATCTGGATCGAATTGAAGTCATTCGTGGACCTGGAGCATCGTTGTGGGGAGCCAACGCCGTTAACGGGGTGGTCAATATTACGACCAAAAGCTCCAAAGATACCGTGGGAAGTTTCGCCAGTGTGTTGCTTGGAGATTTTCTAGAGTTTCAAGCGGTCGGCCGACATGGAGAAGATTTAGGGAATGATCGCTATATCCGGTTCTACGCAAAGCATATTCGCCAAGCTAAGTCCCCTTCAGATTCTCCTCTTGGAGATTTGGAACATTCAATTGAACAAAGCCTGGTCGGATTTCGTTATGACTGGGAAGGTGGAGAACGTGGGCGGCTTACTATTCAGGGTGACCTTTTATATGGTGAGACGAATTCAATTTCTGAGAATTTCAGTCTCGTGCCTCCTTTTGGAGCTGAAATGCTTTCTTCAGGAACTTCGTTTATGGCTTACCTGTTGTCGCGATGGTCAAAGCCCGTTGGTGAAGAAGGTGAATTATCCGTTCAAGGATATCTCGATTTTGCCAATGAAGATTTAACGTTTTTTGGAAACGATGAATTTATTGCGGACCTCGATGCGCAACTCAGACAAGTGACGAGTGAGCATAATGAATTTGTTACAGGCGTAGGCTTTCGATTTTACGATGACAAATTGGAAGCTTCCGAACGATTTCTTTTTCTTCCCTCAGAAGATCAGCGATGGCTACTCAGTGCATTTTTTCAAAACGAGTTTAAGGCGATACCTGATAAATTGCATGTCACTGTTAGCGCGAAAGTTGAACACACCAAATACGCGAATTTCGAATTCCAACCCAACCTTCGGGTACTTTTCCGGCCCGATGAAAATCAAGCCCTTTGGGCTTCTATTGCGCGAGCTGCCCGAACGCCATCTCGAGCTGAACGTACGGCCCTTATCACTGGAGCCATTATTCCTCCCAATCCTTTGTCACCCATTCCGACGAAAGCAATTGTTCAGGGTAATTCCGATTTCAGATCAGAGGATTTGGTAGCCCTGGAAGTAGGTCACCGCCTTTCAAAGGGAGATGGGTTTTCTATAGATACAGCTCTGTTCTATAATCAATATGAACACCTGCGTTCCATTGAGCCAGGAGCCGTTACCCAGGATTTTACGTCTGTTCCCCACAATAGGTTTACTTCCTTGGTTGGTAACGGAATTGAGGGATCAACCTACGGCGTGGAAATAACCACCAATCTGCAACCGACACCCAGGCTGCGAATGCAAGGAACCTTGAGTATACTAAAATATAAGCTCGAAAACAATGAAGGGAGTTTGGATACGGAATCCGTAGGAGCCTATGAAGGCTCTTCCCCGGAAACGCAGCTTGGACTTCGTGTGATGTACGATATTACGGAAAACTGGTTGTTCGATGTGATAGGGCATCACAGCAGTAAACTCGTCAGCCCTGGAATTGACTCCTATACGGCTTTGGATTCCCGCTTGGCCTGGAAACCCAACAAGGGTTTTGAATTATCTATTGTCGGACGTGATTTACTCGAATCCGAACACTACGAATTTCCGCCTACTTTTTTGGGAGGAGAACTAAAACGAATTCCCCGTTCCTACTACCTCAGAGCGAATTGGAAATTTTAA
- a CDS encoding DUF5009 domain-containing protein: MTDFASENKKTRLMSLDALRGFDMFWIIGGSGMVVALAELLGFPDSWVATLALQMEHVTWDGFRFFDLIFPLFVFISGVTVPYSVLSQKSKGVPVTKLQIGIIKRSFIIVLIGLSFSFFRFEEGTLRLYTVLWMIGMSYMIGASLTLHVESWKHRLIIFFSVLVIYHLAMQYLPYPGKGDGITPENNLAAWLDRNLVTTNLYREVWDPEGTIRVLTGGMLGLLGGLIGQRIKSYKTADLRCSGELLAAGLACLLLGWIWSFFFPIIKSLWSPSFILWAGGWSLLLLSLFYTVIDVWGKKWIGWVFVPIGMNAITIYASQWYVPLDASRNFFFKGLANLFSNPAAQQFILYGGLILIQWLFLYWLYRKKIFIRI, from the coding sequence ATGACTGATTTCGCCTCCGAAAATAAGAAAACAAGGTTGATGTCACTCGATGCATTGCGGGGCTTTGATATGTTTTGGATCATTGGCGGATCTGGCATGGTAGTCGCGCTCGCAGAACTGTTGGGATTTCCTGACAGCTGGGTGGCGACACTGGCTCTACAAATGGAGCATGTGACATGGGACGGATTTCGCTTCTTCGATCTGATTTTTCCGCTGTTTGTATTTATTTCAGGCGTAACTGTCCCCTACTCCGTCCTGTCACAAAAGTCTAAAGGAGTACCGGTAACAAAATTACAAATCGGAATCATAAAGCGATCCTTCATCATTGTACTGATAGGACTTAGTTTTAGTTTCTTCAGATTCGAAGAAGGAACACTTCGGCTCTACACCGTCTTGTGGATGATTGGGATGAGCTATATGATTGGTGCCAGTCTGACTTTGCATGTGGAAAGCTGGAAACACCGACTCATTATTTTCTTTAGCGTGCTGGTAATCTATCATCTCGCCATGCAGTATCTGCCCTACCCGGGAAAGGGAGACGGTATCACCCCGGAAAACAATTTGGCAGCCTGGTTGGACAGAAACCTGGTTACCACGAATCTTTATCGCGAGGTTTGGGATCCGGAGGGAACCATCCGCGTGTTGACCGGCGGTATGCTTGGATTACTTGGTGGCCTGATTGGACAACGAATCAAAAGTTATAAAACGGCCGATCTCCGCTGCAGCGGCGAATTGCTTGCTGCCGGGCTTGCTTGCCTTTTGTTGGGTTGGATCTGGAGTTTCTTTTTCCCAATCATAAAGTCTCTCTGGTCACCCTCGTTTATTTTGTGGGCTGGTGGTTGGTCGCTACTATTGCTCTCACTTTTTTATACCGTAATCGATGTATGGGGAAAAAAGTGGATTGGCTGGGTTTTCGTCCCCATAGGAATGAACGCAATCACCATCTATGCTTCTCAGTGGTATGTTCCTCTGGACGCCAGTCGAAATTTCTTTTTCAAAGGCCTGGCAAACCTGTTCAGCAATCCCGCGGCTCAACAGTTCATTCTGTATGGTGGCCTGATTCTCATCCAGTGGCTCTTTCTCTATTGGCTATACAGAAAGAAAATTTTCATCCGAATATAA